The DNA window AAATTATGGTTGTTAAAACTAAAAAACAAGGTATTATTCCGGCAGATGCTTCTTCTCATAAATACACCTTAAAAAGCATTATTTCTAAAACTCCTGTAACTTCTGTTAAAGGAATTTATAATACTAAAATGGTGTTGACTAATTTAAATGGTAAAAAGATCAATACAGGAAATGTTTATATCACGATTAACTCAGATACACAAACAATCACTGGAAAAAGCGGATGTAATAACTTCAATGCAAAATACACTGAACTTCCTTCGAAAGATCAAATCCAAATTAATTCGCCTTTTGGTACTCTAATGGCTTGTGATAAGGAAACCATGAAATTAGAACAGGATTTTCTTGATGTCATAAAAGACAAGAAATTTAAAATTGTACAGAAGAAAAATATAGTTCAATTTAAAAACCTGAAAAATAAAACTATTATGGAATTCTCCATCCCCACTAAAAATGATGTTTGGAGTTTTATTGAAAAAAATAACTGGAAACTTATAATGCTCGAAAATGTAGGACAGGATTATGGACCAGCTTTTATTAAATTTGATCGTAATGGAAATAAAGTTAATGGAAACTCGGGTTGCAACAACTTTTTCGGAACATACTCTGTTAGCAATAATAACCATATTCAATTTGGAAATTTAGGATCTACCGAAAGAGCTTGTCTGGACAAAGAAGTTACTAAAACCGAACAAAAAATGCTTTCTTATTTAACTAATAAAGATTTGCGTTTTGATGTAGCCGAACAAACATTAAATTTCTATCTTGATAATAAACTGGTAATGATGTTTGGAATCTCAAAGTAAATCTTTAAAAACAGGTGTTGCCTTAAAATAGACTCACAAGTTTTACAATAATAAGCACTATCCTAAAAAATGGGTGCATGAAATAACAAGGCTCGGCTTTTTAATTAAAGTCGAGCCTTATTTTATAAATAGTTAATAATGCTAATCAAGAATTGAAATGTGCCTTTATGCACTAAATATTGGTAGAAAATATCAATTTAGGATGCATTTAGCGTGCCGTAGGTACGCAACAAAATGATAACCATTGCGTACCTACGGCACGCTGGCGAATTTGGAACTGAAGGACTACCAATATTTAGTGCCTAAAGGCACAAATTGTAGACTTTCCTGATTCGCAGTAATAATTAATTGCATATAAATCTTAGTATTTAAATATGAAAAAACTGATATCATCTTAACTGAAAAAGTGAAAAAAAATCACTATTTTTAACAAACCTTCATTCTTTTATTATGACCGATAAAACACAACTCCGAGGTTCCATTTTCAGACATCTTGACGGCTTAGCGGTTGCGCCAGTAGCAATAGCATTGAGAAACAAAACAGTTTTAGAGTTTATCCTGAACAAAAAACAAGTACAACTAACAGAACTTGTAACTGTTTTTAAAGCAAATGAAGGTTATTTGAATGTTGGCTTAAGGATTTTGGCTTCTCAGGGCTTTTTAGATTACGAAGTCGATAACCATACACAGGAAATTACGATTTCGGTAAATGAAAAGACAGAAATAGCTTTTTCGATGTTTCATCTCTATGAAGATGTTGTTGATTTACTTCAGTTTTCGATCCAGTTTCATCCTCGCCTCTTTGAAGATGTTCCGTTTGAAAAACTCAACGTTATTTTTGAAAAATATAAAAAAAATTACGGAATTAAACCTTCTGATGATTCCTTGACAAATAGTATTCAGGATCAGATTTTAAAACATATAGAAGGCTATTTAATTGGGCCTACAATAGTACGTCTGGCAATGAAAGGAATGTTTCACAAATATTTTATGGAAACTTCGTTCAAGCCGGAAGAGTTTCATAAATCTCCTGAAAATTTTAAAAAAATACTAGACTTTTTTGTGCATCTTGGATGGTTTCTGGAAAAAAATGGCAATTATCAATTTACCGAAGAAGGTTTGTTTTTTGCAAAGCGAGCCAGTGCCTATGGCGTTACAGTTTCTTATTTGCCAACATTTGCTAAAATTGAAGAATTAATTTTTGGTGATCCAACCGCATTAAGAATGGTAACCGATGGCGAAAACGAAATTCATGTTGATCGTGAAATGAATGTTTGGGGAAGCGGCGGCGCTCACGACACTTATTTTAAAGTAGTTGATGATATTATCGTTAGCCTTTTTAATTTACCAATTGAAGAACAGCCAAAAGGAATTCTGGATATGGGTTGTGGTAATGGTGCTTTCCTGCAACACATTTTTGAAGTAATCGACAGGCAAACCTTACGAGGAAAAATGCTTGATGAGTATCCGTTATTTCTGGTTGGCGCAGATTATAATCAGGCGGCACTCAAAGTAACGAGAGCCAATCTTATAAAGGCAGATATTTGGGCAAAGGTAATTTGGGGAGATATTGGACGCCCAAATGTACTTTCGGATGACTTGAAAGAAAATTATAATATTGATCTGAAAGATTTGCTTAACGTGAGGACTTTTCTGGATCACAACCGAATTTGGAAATATCCGGAACACATTCATGAAGATAGAATCAGTAAATCTACCGGTGCATTTGCTTACCGAGGAAAAAGAATCAGTAACAATCTTGTAGAAGATAATCTTCTGGAACATTTACTAAAATGGTCACCATACGTGCGTAAATTTGGTTTGCTTCTAATTGAATTACATACCATAAATCCAAAACTTGCAGCCTGCAATCTAGGTAAAACTCCCGCAACTGCTTATGATGCTACTCATGGTTTTTCTGACCAATATATTGTTGAGATAGATGTCTTTAATAATGTTGCCGCAGAAGCAGGATTATTTCCGGATAAATCAATTTTTAAACGATTCCCGGAAGCGGATATAGCGACAGTTAGTATCAATTTATTAAAAGGAAAGTGAATCTATAATTTCAATTAAATCAGACCATTTTAAATATTTGATAAGTAATCTTTCTCGCGATAGAACAAAAAAACTATTACATAATAATTTATGAAATTGTTTTTGCTAAATCTCCAAGTTGCTTAAGTTTTAATCTAAGCTCATCAGTCCATGGTAAACCAATACTAAGCCTCATACAGTTTTCAAACTGATTCTGTAAAGTAAACATTCGACCCGGAGAAATACTAATACCGTGCTTTATAGCCAAATCATACAATTGGGCAGTGTCAATGTTTTTGTTAAATTCGATCCAAATTGCAAGTCCTCCCTGTGGTCGGCTTGTTTTGGTTCCTTCTGGAAAATATTCAGCTATTGCCTGAACATAATTTTGATAGTTATGTTTTAAAGTACGGCGAAGATGGTTCAGGTGGTTCTCATATCTTCCTGATTTTAAGAAATTACCAACAGCTTCCTGAATAATAGAGGTTGAAGATATGGAATGAACTAGTTTTAATTTCAGTAATTTTTCTTTGTATTTTCCCGGAGCAACCCAACCAACACGAAATCCCGGTGCTAAAGTCTTTGAAACTGAACTACACCATAAAACATTTCCATCGGTATCAAAAGATTTACAACATTTTGGACGTTGTGAACCAAAATACAAATCGCCGTAGATATCATCTTCAATTAGAGGAATGTTATTCTTTGACAGGATTTGCACCACTTCTTTTTTATTTTCATCAGACATACAACTTCCTAAAGGTGTATTAAAATTTGGAATCAACAAACAAAGATTGATTTTTGAAACCACTGCTTTTAGCACGTCTATCTCAATTCCTTTCATTGGATGCGTTGGTAATTCTAATACTTTTAACCCTAAACTAATAGCAAGTTGCAAAATACCCGGATAACAAGGACTTTCTATTGCAATAGTATCTCCCGGTTTTCCTAAAGCCATCAAACAAAATGATAAAGCATTCATTCCTCCGCTTGTCGTGATTAGA is part of the uncultured Flavobacterium sp. genome and encodes:
- a CDS encoding META domain-containing protein translates to MKKFKSVCVIMVLLLSTLSYGQETLKMFVKENKVPCTGVGPMECLMVKYGKDKDWQLFYDHIEGFNFEKGNRYEIMVVKTKKQGIIPADASSHKYTLKSIISKTPVTSVKGIYNTKMVLTNLNGKKINTGNVYITINSDTQTITGKSGCNNFNAKYTELPSKDQIQINSPFGTLMACDKETMKLEQDFLDVIKDKKFKIVQKKNIVQFKNLKNKTIMEFSIPTKNDVWSFIEKNNWKLIMLENVGQDYGPAFIKFDRNGNKVNGNSGCNNFFGTYSVSNNNHIQFGNLGSTERACLDKEVTKTEQKMLSYLTNKDLRFDVAEQTLNFYLDNKLVMMFGISK
- a CDS encoding class I SAM-dependent methyltransferase, with protein sequence MTDKTQLRGSIFRHLDGLAVAPVAIALRNKTVLEFILNKKQVQLTELVTVFKANEGYLNVGLRILASQGFLDYEVDNHTQEITISVNEKTEIAFSMFHLYEDVVDLLQFSIQFHPRLFEDVPFEKLNVIFEKYKKNYGIKPSDDSLTNSIQDQILKHIEGYLIGPTIVRLAMKGMFHKYFMETSFKPEEFHKSPENFKKILDFFVHLGWFLEKNGNYQFTEEGLFFAKRASAYGVTVSYLPTFAKIEELIFGDPTALRMVTDGENEIHVDREMNVWGSGGAHDTYFKVVDDIIVSLFNLPIEEQPKGILDMGCGNGAFLQHIFEVIDRQTLRGKMLDEYPLFLVGADYNQAALKVTRANLIKADIWAKVIWGDIGRPNVLSDDLKENYNIDLKDLLNVRTFLDHNRIWKYPEHIHEDRISKSTGAFAYRGKRISNNLVEDNLLEHLLKWSPYVRKFGLLLIELHTINPKLAACNLGKTPATAYDATHGFSDQYIVEIDVFNNVAAEAGLFPDKSIFKRFPEADIATVSINLLKGK
- a CDS encoding PLP-dependent aminotransferase family protein, producing the protein MSTTFKYIEIANGIAFQIKNGVLKTGDKLPSVRTLCQDHGISMNTAKRVFWELEAQSLVESKPQSGFFVSKTTYLNLPLSEVSSPSLMTNDNEPDELITKVYSNMGRKDLTMFSIGIPSGDLLPVAKLKKEIIYATRELNEGGTEFEPLQGNVKLRRMVAVRSLAWGGNLHEDDLITTSGGMNALSFCLMALGKPGDTIAIESPCYPGILQLAISLGLKVLELPTHPMKGIEIDVLKAVVSKINLCLLIPNFNTPLGSCMSDENKKEVVQILSKNNIPLIEDDIYGDLYFGSQRPKCCKSFDTDGNVLWCSSVSKTLAPGFRVGWVAPGKYKEKLLKLKLVHSISSTSIIQEAVGNFLKSGRYENHLNHLRRTLKHNYQNYVQAIAEYFPEGTKTSRPQGGLAIWIEFNKNIDTAQLYDLAIKHGISISPGRMFTLQNQFENCMRLSIGLPWTDELRLKLKQLGDLAKTIS